The region TGTGCTTTGTGAGACATACCCGACTTAAGTGAAAGACAGACGACAAACAGCCTTTGTCCTGTTCACTACTCGTTGCCCAGTATTACTGTAGTTTACTGTGAAACGACAATGCTcccaaacaacagattttagaaaTGGTGATGGGTCTTCAATCTCTGGCTTATTTTAGtttgacatatttatattttctttagttCCATCACAGTTGGGAAAAATAACAAGTTCATTtatctgatccgcagtttctagtGTATCGTGTGGTGCTCTGCTCTGTTAAGTTTTGGTTCTGTGCGGTCCCGCGTTGCTCCACATTCTTTTTTCATTTAGTTCTATGGGGTTTtgtgttatatgttgttttaatattggtttcacaCACGCTAAGATATGTAATCATTCGTGTGATTGTGTGTACTGTACCAAAGGACCTGTATCATTTCATTTTGACGCGGATACAGGTACTGTACCATTGCAGCCCTAACTTGTACTGATAGTTTTTacaatttacaaatgtatttattctaaAAGATAATTGAGTTATCTTTAGGAGTACACTAGACCTACAGATGACCTAAAATCTAACAGGCATACACTAAAAGCTACTAAACTCCAATTTTTAATTTTCATCAATTTTTGATGTGGTCTTTACAGAGCAAGTTGCTTACCTTTTCATCCAGGAAAATTTCCCCTGCAAAGTGAGGTTTGAAGTCTTGTATCTCTGTACCTATGTTCTCTTTAACAACAGCATACAGAGGGACCCCAAACTCATCCAGCTGGGGCTTCAGAGAGGACAGCTCAGAGGCCTCCTGCAGATACACCATATAACCAACCAATCAATACAAATGCATGAACAAGAGCATTTCTCTCAACTAGTGATTATGTTGTGATTACTTGTGACTTGTGCTAATGAGGAATGTGATTATTTTACCTCTCTGCACAAAAATCACCCAGGTCGCCGCACAGCCATGATGACCGCACCAGATTTTTCCCAGAGAGTTTTAGCTTTTAAAATCTTCTCATCTGAATGGATACAAATGAGAAACATTAACATAAGTATTGCTATTAATGTATGACTGCTTCACTATTATTCTTAATTATTACAATAATCCCACAAATATAACTTTTAAATTCAAATTCGTTTTACCATTGTCAATGGCTTTGAGGTCAGCATTCTCCAGGTAATCTAGAGTAGCAAGTGCTGGCTTGGTCAGCAAGAAGTCAGTGTTTGCAAGTATTATGCCAGCGATGGCGGCACCCACAGCGCCAAGGCCTAGTGACCACATGCCCATGGTAAGTGTCTCACCCTCCAGGACAGATGACAACACTGCAGTGAGGATTTGTCAGGTTACATAACACATTGtataaaaaatcaataataatctGTAGGTTGAAGCTATATTCTCAACATTCTTTTCATTAATGACTCAATTGATCATTCAAGAATACCACTGCAACAAAGTGCCTCACATTTCAGTCTTCATATAATTACCAAAGGCATGCATAAAATTGCTGTAATTCACAACTATACCAAGACATGCTGGGGCAAGACCAGTAAGTACATTGTGTCTTACTTAAGGAAAACTGGATGTTCTGGCTCTCCCTTGAAAACGGAAGATTTGTTGAAAGAGGATGGAAGCATATAGTGTTAGAAGAGTGGGAAGCAATAATGTCTTGAATGCTGAATGGCATTTAAAGGAACAGACTTAGTTTGGAGGTTATGTATTACGACTGTATTGTAAAAGGTTGACTTGGAGTTTAGAGAGACTCTGCACTTGAGAGAACTATTCAAATTAAGAGGAAAGTGTCCTCTTGGCAACAAAAGGCTGATGGGGCGTAGttgaatgtaaatataatttataacttAATTTATCCAAATACAGTCCATTTGGATGTATTCATTTCTGCAGCTTGCTGATAAAGAACCAGTGAAATCAAAATTTGACTTCTTttggggctctattttcatgagtgcaCTTAGCGCAGCACTACGCACAACAACCATGTGTCTTATCCAATTTCTGTGAGAGTGCTAATTATATGTGCAATTTTCGTGCAAGCACAAGTGGGCACGGGTGGGAGtatttgtgctatctgtgggagtatgcacgcaaactgtgggtgaaTTATAGGtcaatgaagtggtgcaaagcacaatttgcaaTTTTCCTGAGCAAAAGGTAATTGTGCTAAGATGTTTAAGAAGAGAAGCACTTGAGAAGTTCCTGCATtttcagtttggagattccaccagcaggtggtaaaaaAGTTAATATCCAAACTCCCAAATTATATTCTTGACAATCACAGTTGTGGCAATTTAATAAATCAAAATTAGATTTGTGTTTAACTTTCCTGAGGTCATAGTATATTTTTCaactattattatgtttatattaacatttgaatttatggcataatttgtattaatattattcaacctgttgtcatagagtgatttataagtcactgcaaaaggggtcggtggaagaagttggagagggtaatATTTTTGGATTTGGGAAGGTGATTATTTTcatgaaatgtaatttgaattttgaaatatttttggttaaattttttcatgtttcaataaatgtcattttaaagtaAAATCCGTGTTATGTGCATTTGAAATGCAGTGCAATATGAACGACACGATTGGGCAAGTGGGTGTGCAGCAAATGCTCTTTGTATTTAAACACAAATGTTACCCGATCACACAATAATTAAACTGTATCTGCAACCTGCAAATAGCACAATAAACACAAGGGCTAAATGCTCAAAGGTACTGCAGAAATGTTTAAGGGACTGCCAAATGTCCTTGCAATGACGTCAAGAGAGGGAGAACTGGCTGAGATTGCAATGTGTACTGCATCTCAAAAGGGCTAACATGCACAATGCTAATTTAAAGGTGACTTTAATGGTATACTGTTCTGTTAATTAACTAACGCAAATGCTTCCAGGTTTCAAAATCTTTATGAAAAGTAATGTCATCGACAAACTAGTGCATTAAGTAATTTCGAGGAAATGACGAGACTATTAGTCTAAAGTTTCTCTAGCTAACACCTGCCGATTAGCTTGTTTACCTAGCCAGTGAGCTATTTAAACAACACATTGACAGTAAAAGAATACAATATACTTAAGTAATATGAAAAGGTATTCCAAGGGTCTCACAACACAATGATATAGCACTCACAGCTTGCAGATCAACGGCTGGCTTTAAGGATGTCAAACTACTGGGACAGACGAGTACTACATGAGTACAGACAGTTCATTGAATGGAGCACAGCCTGTCAAACTTCTTAAAGAGACAGGCGTCACAATTTATGCCAAATCCTTTCGGctaagaattataataataagccTAGATCTCTATAAtaaaattttcactagttaaaatgcatatttttgctAATTTTTGAAATCAGTAGTTAGGTGTGCactgtaaaaatgctaattctttatatatataaatgacttCATTACTTGTGGGTTTAACTATTAATGTTTTCAAAAATGGAATTGAAGCCAATAATAATAAccttaacaatatatttttgacatttgtaactacattttcactagtagaatttcacaatgctCTATCATAAACTATTTTTCAAAATGCAACTatagataaaaaataatgcatttcttACTATATGAAACTCCAAATACACATATCAACTATGTACATCTTGCTAGCAAAAATTtatgatatcaataattacattgttactagtgcaaatgtaccattcctgatatcaataaaaTAAGAAtgctattttattaattttaatatagttttaatattttattgtaactagtaagaaaggttttaatatacatttttaactgtatttcaattgttgatatcagaaTTGGATGTTTGTATTAGTAATACTGATATGTAATCATTAATATATAACAAGTGCATACAGTAACtgacattaacatttacatttactcatttggcagacgcttttatccaaagcgacttacgaaagaggaaaacataagcaaatcatcttaaggagacagtggtacgaaaagtgccacactacaaagtttcactagcatcagaatactattcaaaacagattaaagtgcaacaagaattatttaattttttgtattatttttttagtgactggttaagtgctcttggaaagatgcgttttaagtagttttttgaagacagagagtgagtctgccaTGTAAATTCATTGTGGGAAGGTCAtcccaccaatgtggtatgatgaagctgtaAGTCCGGGAAAGTGTCAGGTGTAGCTGTTATACTTTCTACAATCAGAACTTTTCTGATACATCACAGCCACCAACTCTTCCTGTGTCCCCCTGAAAAGAACTGGAATTTCTGAGGTCATGCATGCTCAATGGCAACCATTGCATCCTCTTTATATCTGAGAACATCATACATCATAGCCGTTTTCTTCAGGGCAGTCACCACAATGGGAAATAGATTGCTATTTACAAAATACACTACTACATGCCCATTTTTGTGGGACTTGCTACAAACAGATTttcttagccgaccgcaggcttctggtggccGTGTAGCtctacagaaattattttaggtatgctggagcagacccagtgactgttttatatgccagtatcagagccttgaatttgatacatgcatcaaccaGTAGCCAGTAAAGAGatacaaggagtggtgtaacatgcgctctctttggttcattaaagaccagatgtgcctcggcattctggatcatttgcggGGGTCTAATGGCATGCaagaaggcctgcaatgagagagctATGActagtgactgaacaagcagttgtgtggcatgttcagttaggaagggtcttatcttcctgatattgtagagtgtaaatctacatgatcgcgctgtctttgagatgtggtccgtGAAATTTAgattgttatcgatggttacccctagatttctgaccgttgtGGAAGGCGAtagtgtagttgaacccagctgcactgtAATGTTGTGTTCAACATCACGGTTGGATGGAAAGACCAGGAGTTTGGTTTTAGATGGATTGatttgcaggtggtgttccttcatcctgTCTGAGATATCTGCCAGGCAGGCAATGACATTACGACatagcattttaactagtaagaGCTGAATTTTAGATATCTATCATTCATATCTGGCATGTGATAAAATGTCAAAAGAGTTTGTGATATAGGCCTACTTATAGTcttttcaatgggttgtacttCAACATGTTGATTGTTCAGCTGCTGAAATAATACATCTTTCCCTAGTTTTCACTAGTTGTGAAAATGTATACAGACCTTTTAATAAGACCATTATACAGCTTTATTCAAATGCATCCCATCGAAGAGACCATAAGGTTATCCCTTACAGCCTTgatttcattcccatcaaaaattaaACACGGTGATAATCTAAATAAGGTCTATGCTTCATTGTTGTACATCAATACGCAAATAAAAATGCAGCTACAATACTGGCTGGACAAAGTTTTGTAGTTTATTGTTAAGATGTTCACATGGCCTACCTCATCTGAGATATTCTTATGATTCACAAAGTATCTGTAAGTGTAAGCATCAAGCCTGATTTTCTCAATGAGTTTAAACACAAGCATTCATTAACCCACtttcagacacacagacataagAAAATGGCAGCAGAAGTGACCTATACTGTgaaaatacataaacatatgtcAGATTTAGGAAATATATATAGCATCTTTAGACTATTCAAACTCATGTTTAAAAGTGTGTATCAATCCTTTAAACTTTCAGAACAAATAAATAACTCCATTGTAAAACATcacataacaaaaataatatattcctAAAGTGTGAAGCTTCACAATCGACTATTTGCCCTGAATCTGGCGAGCAGTCTTGAGAACAGCCAACAGGTTAACTTTATCCCCAAACTCTTTTTCACGATGCTCCAACAGAATGCCCTGATGAAGAATACAGAACACAAATATAATGTACATTTCCCTTAAATTTTGACTGTTGTTTATATGctgtatataatgtttatatggaATATAAGAAATATCATTTTTTTACACTAATACCTGCCAATCAGGGCCAAGAACAAACACTCCTCCTAGAATGTAGCCTTCTCCTCTGAAATTGCCTGTGAAATTTCTTCGCAAGGCCCTGAGACAATTTACCCATACCCCAATGCGCAGGAGTCCTAACAATCCCATCTTTCGCAGACAAGGACCGTAGAAAGATTTCTGCTTGTGACAGAGCAAAAATAAGGAAACCACATTGTATATGAAACCAGCTTATGGACTAAAAACACAATGTCATGAGTAGAATATGTATACAACTAAGTGAGACACAATCACAAAATTATATAAGTCAAACACTTTAAAGTACATTGTTTCAGCAATCTGAGTCAACATGTACCTGCACATCCACAAAGATTTCCCCTGCAAAGAACTTCTTGAAGTCCTGTATCTCTGTGCCTGTGTCTTCATTTACAACAGCATACAGAGGGACCTTGAGTTCATCTAGCTGGGGCTTCAGAGAGGACAGCTCAGAGGCCTCCTGTACAACACAATCAATGAAGCATGCTGCATCATACGGCAACTGAACAACAGTTACATACACTGAGTAATACTGAAAATGGATTCTCTTTACCTCTCTGCACAGTAATCATCCAGGCCTCCGCACAGCCATGATCACTGCACCGGTCCTCTCCCACAGTGTTTTGGCTTTAATAATCTTCTCATCTGACAAAGTGGCTGAAAAGAACAGGTGTTTAATCAGCaccaaatacaaaaaatatactgCAGGCTATATTGACATCACAAAAGttgagtatatacagtatatatataaaagtgtaaAGAGATAAGTTAATTATGGAGACCTGAATGCAGTTAtacaatttaaacacacacaaaaaaaaaacataaatgtaaattaacacaaatatatattatttaatatgttttgcTTTAAATGTGGCCTCACCAGCTCCTGTTGTTTGGACTTCTGTGTTCTCCAGGATGTCCAGACTGGCCCATGAAGGCTTGATGAGGAAGAAGTCTGTGAAGGAGCACAGCAGACCAGCGAAGAACAGGCCCACTGCCCTCAGACCCTGGGTCAAAGTCTCCATGTTTGAGACCCTCctttttaaaacaacacaatACATCGCTCTTGTCAAATATATAAACGTATAAATTCAGGTCTTATTGCACACAGCAGTGCCAAGCAACTATTCTGTAACTTCTCCTTAGCTTTTGTGTTAACAGTTGGCATTACTCCCTGATAACATATGGAATTATTAAAGCTGTTTTCTCAGATATTAGCGATATTATAATGATAATTACTCTCTTTAATGCACATAACACTGTACGTTGTAAactatttttattacattgtaaaatgtaataacatgttatttttaaagAATCACCACTGTTATCAGTGCTCCATAATAATGAAATTGCCATTTTACAAAGACTTGATATCTACAAATGGAAACTAATCAGAACATTTCCCTATtcacaaatataatttaacaGGATGAAATCATCagacaaaatatttcaacagtaaCCCTGTCAAACCTGTATGTTCCACATTAATCATATttgttcaaaatatatttaaattaaaggagAATTAAATTCTCCAAATACATGTCAAGCATTTtaatgtaacactttacaataagcttccaagttttttacattagtaaacatgaactaacaataaacaatacttttacagcatttattaatttattaatttcaacacactcaaaaaaaaatatttttgcctatttttaagatgtatacatttcaatttaataacaaatttccatctaattgaattgaccAGTCTTGAAGAAAacgtaattaataaaacttgcattttttaagatgtattttatttggttaaagaTTTGGTAATTCagttagatggaaatttgttattaaattgaaatgtatacatcttaaaaataggcaaaaatattttttggagtgcatatattaatatatttttaaaatcaaaagttgtatttgttaacattagttaacaacattcaTGTGTTAACaacacatgaactaacaatgaacacttgTATtttctattaactaacattaacaaagaataataaatgctgtaaaaaaatactttgttcattgtttgatcataatatttaatgcattaactaatattaacgcATGAAACcttttgtaaagttttaccatttTAACTTACCTCACTGTAGCCCTGTGCTTCTAATATTGTTAAGAATTCATCCTCTGTTTTCAGCAGACTTCTAATCTCTAATCTTTATTGTCACATGGACCAATCACATTTCAAAGTATATACTGTGGAATTTAACGTGACCTGTACTGCAGAACACACAGCACACTGTAAACAGATTTGTACATTGACGACATCAAAGAACACTAAATAAAAACTACATAAAGACACTATTAGAAACCAACCAGTCCAATTGTTTTCCATAAATGAGTATAATATCAatcttttgtaattatttaaccCTAAAATGCATATGTGTATCAAAGATTAAGATTTTTACATGAAATGGTCTTGTCATCTGACACTCCTGGTATTCCAAAAATGACCCACATGTGTTTTCAATGTACTTTTTCATATTCTTttcaatattttatgattttactTGTAATATTGTACATTGGTTTTCATTTGCCATCTGTTatgcaattaaatatataaataccatATTCATGTTAACATTTATGTGCATTATGCAAGTAGAAATACAAAAGTGGCAATGAATGCAAGATGTAATTCAGTCCTTGCTTTTATTCAAATTGTAAGATATTATACTGGACCTATTACAGTCTGAGATTAGATGCCTAGTTTAGtgcaaggacacaatggtaatAGCCCCAGAATTACTCATTTATCATTAATGCAATgtaatatacttttttatttagcagaactttgagtatcttaaaataaataacctGGACCTTGAACAGCTTTTGAatttcaataattataataatgagaaCTAGATAAATGACTTAAATTCACAAGAAAGAAACCTGATCCATACAGAACCACAATTTCAACCTAATCTTTTTCACGGAGATTAAGGTGCAGTTTCATAATTTGCTTGTCGAGGGAAGCTTTGGAAAGCTTAACATACACTGTGCATTTGTTCTAACTATGCATGACATTGCTACCCTAAAAATGCatcttttgtacatttatgaGATTAAAAGAAGATTTCTGGAGAAACAAATAGCACaattcaaaaaaatataaatgttattttgtataTTCAAGGCATATCAGTCTATAAAAAAAAGCATGAGGCTGGTTGTGTATCAATGTTGAAAGGCATTAACCCACATTATACTTGAAGATAATCTCAAGGCCGCTTGACAAGACATCTGTGAAATTCCTTCTAAAATGTTATTCCTTGCTACTTTTATTTCGATGCTTGTAATATTTCTGCTTCAATGATCCGAACACAAATGTCACTGAACTGAAGGTATAGAATTCAGTGGGGATTTTGTTCATCCCTTATAATGGGTTTAGCAGCAGTAAAGCACCTCTAATTTGATCTTTGTacctctggtgctgagaaaagcatTAATGACACAGTACATAACTACCCTCTACAGGTAAATGTACTGCCCTGCATTTTAACCAGCTTGTAATACGTATGCCATTTACATATTGTTAAATATTTTGCACATCAAACTCATCTGTGCCAGAAAGGCTCCTTGGGACTCAAGACTGTGCCAAAGGCAAAACATAGTATTTTGTCAAAAATGACCTTGGGTCTCTTAGAACATATGCTACCCTAGAGAAAACCAAAGCACAGTAACCTATACagaaacactgaaactgagaaaaatggtttgaaagtttttgattgttcagccaaatgtggattataaaataatCTATATAAGATGTTATTTTATACACTGtttgtcatgtttagatgtgttttagttcatgtcttgattccatgtcttttattttgaaaagtttagttcctgttcatgtcctgttttccctccattttcatgtgtcttgttttcattggtttattgtttaattatcttgtttagagttctgttttatcattggtttatgttccccatgtcatgtatttaagccatcATGTTTGACATGAATTCATGAGATTGTATTTTGTTCACTTTTGTATTTAGGGTTTTTGGGATAACACATTTGGAATAAAACTGGACTTGGGTTCTAAACTTCATGTCCTTACCAGCAGCATCGTTACAGAATACTCGACCTCACAATGGACCCAGCAGTTTGTCTTCCTCTGTCAGGGAAATCATCCCCTGGAGATCTGTGTGATGGATTTCTGCTCTCTGGCCAGCCATgtggactttaatgaggttgCCCTCAAAGACATTTTTTGCTTTGGACTGACTGAGTCTATCTCATCCTTGATGCCTGGCGGTCACGgtcccctcaatctggcccaATATATCAACCTCGCCCTGCAAATCATTGGTTCcatgttcactgtgggggagacGAATACcgaaccagagttccacgtcGTGGCCGCCGGCGAGCCAGCTTCCCACGTCATTGCcaatgagcccatgcctgccatggccaacgagtcaacgcccatgtctgccacagccaacgagacaacattgccagcctcgtctgtcgcAGAGCCTGCACCGTCAACTGCGGCCtactggaggaggaggaggaggaggaggagggattttgtctctgagtctcagcctgtgttcatgaccacagaggttgttcctgaGACACTGTCCAtacccatgaccacagaggtcgctcccacGGCTCcgctcatgttcacgaccactgaggtcttttcccagttAATTAGGACACTTAGTttcgagccttccacagctccatgtcacagccacgcctccgcctgctccatgccatgtcacagccaagacCCAGACTGATCCATGCCATATCAAaagcaagcctctgctccacggtccaggcccgcctctgctccacggtccaggcccgcctctgctccacggtccaggcccgcctctgctccacagtccagacccgcctctgctccacaggGGACCTTGATCCCTACaactccaccttggtcctcagccccattGGCTcaacccctcgagcctctcataaCCCCACCCCCCCGGACTCCGCCTTGATCCCATGCTCCACACACTGCAACATCAAATTGCCAAAGCCCGCGTCTGGAGCAGCCCCTAGAGGGGGGtatcatgtttagatgtgttttgattccatgtcttttattttgaaaagttatttactgttcatgtcatgtgttccgcTTGTCCTGTTATtccctccattttttttttttttttatgtcttgttttcattggtttattgtttaattatcttgttcaTATTTACCTTTGAGTATTGGTTGTGTAGGGTCGTGTATAGtcagttcatgttttttttttttggggggataaCACGTTTGGAATAAAACTGCCCTTGGGTTCTACGCTTCATGTCTTTGTCCTTACCAGCAGCATTGTTACACTGTTACTACTCCGAATACAAATTTAGGTTATCACCGTGGCCCTCAAAGCAAACATCAGGTCTCAGTGCCAATTACAGACTAAGGCAGTTATGTGCATACACCTGATAGCAAATCACACTTTCACATTTTATATGTGATCaaaagaatgacattaaaaagattttgaatgcaaaatgttttgggtgacatcttaaaaaaaaaaaaaaaaaaacacccacaaGCTGATTGAATGAAGTTGGTAAGTTAGAAGTGAGAAGAGTTTTTGTAAAAAGCTATTTTTGTCTTTGAGCTTTGtaaagacaaatacatttaagaCATGATTTTCAATTAAGCTGTTTACAagaatgattttctgtaaagctgctttgtgaTATGTGGTGTAAAAGGGcttaatattcaaataaaaaattacgACTCACTTGACCAATAATGTTAATTTCGCAGTGGAATTTGCAGAATTTTTTAAAAGCTCTTTTCCATTACATTACATAGTTTGTGTGTATGCTTACAAGTGTTAAGAGCTTGATTATTTAAGATGATACAGTTAGGTTTGTGGATCTGGGCCAACTCTGTTGTGATGGTAATAGTTATTTTTAGG is a window of Xyrauchen texanus isolate HMW12.3.18 chromosome 24, RBS_HiC_50CHRs, whole genome shotgun sequence DNA encoding:
- the LOC127617942 gene encoding peroxiredoxin-like 2A → MGMWSLGLGAVGAAIAGIILANTDFLLTKPALATLDYLENADLKAIDNDEKILKAKTLWEKSGAVIMAVRRPGUFLCREEASELSSLKPQLDEFGVPLYAVVKENIGTEIQDFKPHFAGEIFLDEKQAFYGPQQRKMGGLGFIRLGVWQNFIRAWKLGYQGNMNGEGFILGGVFVIGSGKQGILLEHREKEFGDKVSNESVMEAAKKIVVEK